The Pleurodeles waltl isolate 20211129_DDA chromosome 7, aPleWal1.hap1.20221129, whole genome shotgun sequence genome contains the following window.
GAGGCTGCGCCCACTCGAACAGAAATCGGAGGTAAATTCAAACATTCCTGCTATGGCTCTGCTTCAACTTTTTCTCCAACAACGAGCACTTCGAGTCGTTTCAGAAACACTGCCTAACAGTATAATACAGTTTGTTTTCTACGTTTTTGTATGTGGGATGACGTCGGTGCCGCGTCACACCATACGTgtacacaaaaacaaaaatcacaaacttTGAATTTCAGTCAATAGTTTTCCGTTCTAAAGTCAGTAAAACAGAAAATGGGCACCTGCGTGCGCGAATCTCGTCGGCCAGACTTCATTACCGTTTGGATATGAAATTACGGGAGCAGTCCAACAGTCTCAGCGTCTCTAACACACTGAATATTTTTGCAGCGTTCTCAAATTAGTCAATGTTCCCAGGTTttgaatttcagaaatgcacacactgatacacaaatGTTCAGTTCGGCTGTAATACTCAGGTCTGATCTTTTTATGTGGTTGTGTGTTCAATATCGTGACCACCTATATCGTGACTCACTATATCCGAGGCACTACATTATGTCGGGGCGGGAGACCACAGAATCCCATTCTTTAACATTTCACTTCGGTTATGGTTATCTTTTTAATAAGCTACCCGTAACGTATTTTCGATATACTATTTCACAGTGTAGCGCCTCCTACATAGTGACCAATGGCACAGTGAGTGCGCCCGGGACAGATGGGTGCGTGCCATGTGCAGCTGTAACTCATCCATGCTGCGACCCGACCCTGGCCTCAATGCTAGGGCTCCCTATTATCAGCCGATACTGACAACCGGTGTTCCAATAACCAATACCAAGTACCCACCAAAACCAACACAGACATACTGCTAGGCGCGGCTCATTCTTTCGATAGGGCCACTGATAATGAATGAAGTATATGTAGGTTTATAAAGCTTGATACCCACTCCAAGCGGAGGGTCTCGGCGCTAAGTTCATGAGAAAAAGCATGAGGCTGACTATCGTACCGGACAGTAGGGTCTCCGAGATGAAGGGAGAGCCTGAGACATCTTTGAGGAGGTGTGTcttcaagagaccctccaagaccGACTCTGCGGAGGTACATCAAAGATGTTCTGGAAGGGAGTTCCAGAGACTGGGGGCTAGAAAAGTGAACGATGTACTCCCAGCTCTTGCTTTATGAACCTTATGAATGCACAAACATTTTTGGCTTGCAGAGCGcagggttctggagggggatacTTTTTGATCTTATCTTGAATATAAGTCAGGCCTATCTCTAATACAACACTGTGAGTGATCATAAGGGCTTTGAATGTTCTTCTTTGGCTGATTGGTATCCAATGTAGTGTTCCCAGACCCTGTCAAATCAAGTTTCGTTTTAGAATATTCAATGCCAGTTGAGCCACCACCTCTGTACTTGCTGTAGTCTGTTGATCAGCTCTTGTGGAGACCCTAGGAGAAGGACACTGGCAAAGTCCAACCTTGACACAAGTAAGGCACAGACACTGCCTTCCGAGTGTTCTCTGGCAGGAACTTCAGTGTCTTTCTCAGAGATTTCAGTGAAGAGAATCAATTTCTATAAATGATCAATTGCCACTGAGGTAGTCGCTGATGATTGCTAACTATTTTAGATATTTTAGAGATAATACTGTTGGTTTCATTGCATTACTGTTATTTGACATTAGCAAGGCAGAATACATTTCAAGGTGCAACCTATAACACACACATTCAAGCATTCCCTTGCAGGCCACAAGGAAAGGTTGGCTCTGGAGACATCATGCTAGAGGCAGCTCTCCCTCCCATGACCTTTGACAAGCCCAAACTCTTAGGAATTGTCCAATTGTGCACTCACTGTGTGAAATCTATGCAGGAGCAGGCAGGCACTGCAGCACAGCGCCCATCAATGGATGCACAGTATGCGCCACCTCACATCATGTTGTCCCATAGGAAAGTATCAGAAAAAAGGGCCCGAGAGACTGCTGTGCGTCTAGGGGCCTCCAGCAAGGTTTTAATGTGCATCTCAATGACGTTTCCTCTACCAACATTACATTCAAATCAACAAATCAAAACTGGAGGGGATAGATAGTCCATTAGTCTAGTCCAACATTGATCAAACTGACTTTGGACCACTATTGAAACTCTCAATGTTTTCACTTCTttggctttaatatagcaagttacaCTACAATCATTGGTCGCGATAAACGAGTAATGGACTCATTATATGACAGGGGATGCAAAGATGGGCGGGTGGTGtgagagagagcacgagagagacCATTTTGTTACTTAAGCTTACTGTGTGCTCCTGTTACTTAGAATAACAAACCTTTATGGGATACTCGCCGTGTAACAGTGTTTTAAAAATAACCTAGCTTGTTAACCTTCCTTAAAGGACAAATGAAATAAATATGTATGAAACTAAACTTTTCAAGTAACCGTACAAATGCAGCATAAATCCATATCGTAAATAAAGTAGTCATTTTGGTGCAACTCAATGTGGCATGAGAGCTAACTCTCGGTTTTtcttgttacagttcctgcacaaCCTGCTAGAGCAACATAGCTCTCTCACACTtctccccaccccaagaccctggagtGGCAGAGCTGGCTTCAAACCAACACTCTGCTTCTAACTTCTTGAAGAAACTCGAAAAACTGGAACGGTTAGAAGTCTGATGCTGGAACGTGTACTGCGGCTGGAGTAGATACTCTTGAGGCCGGAAAAATGAGTCTTCTGAAAGAGCGCAAGCCAAAAAAGCCTCATTACATTCCAAGACCCCCAGGAAAACCTTATAATTTCAAGTGTTTCCAGTGCCCCTTCACCTGCAACGAGAAGTCACACCTTTTTAATCACATGAAGTACGGCCTTTGCAAAAACTCTATTACTCTAGTTACAGAGCAAGACAGGGGCATCAAGAGTCCAAAACCAACTTCCTTGGATGTGAAACAAGCAAACCTGACTGACTCCGTAGGGAAACAAACTTCCTCCAGCTCCTCGAATGGAGACTCTATTCACAATTCCAAACCCCAACACGACATATTGAAAGATGAGGTTAAAGAAAGCTTTGATTTGAGGAAGACCGGGCCAAACAAGCCACTGCCTCATGTTGATATAACAGTAACACAGAAAGCGGTCACTCCTACTATGACAGAACATTCAGTCAGCAAGAGCTCAATTTCAGAAGCTACTACAAGAACATCAGCTTTTCTTCCAATCAGAGAGCACAGATTAATGAAGGGATCAGAAGGCAATGACGGGGCTCAATTACTATCCATGTCAAACGCCAACAGCAAAGGGTTATCTCCTTATACCATTAAGTCAGCATTTCACAGCCCAACCAGCTCCTGGAACCCAGCAGAATTCCCGCACAAAATTCCATCTGGGAAAACGATTGGCCCCATGTCACACTATATTCCAGCTATGATTTCAGAATATCAACATTCATTTTATATGGAATCAGGGAGGCCTATGTATCAAACGTATGTCCTTCCGAATAACTCCCCAGAGTGTGACAGCCCAATGATATCTGCCTATGGTAACCCAGATCAAAGACACTTTCTCTCTCAAGCAGGGCAAACACCTGGTATCCCACTGCCCACACCCTTAAATCCATCAACATTTGACCACTACAGGCTTTTGCAACACCTGCACCACTCCCCTACAATGCCTTATGGATTTTATAGACCTCCTGAGCATTTTCAGTCCTATGGGCTGCGGCTTCCACACCCGTCTGCTGTACACAGAGACCAGAactctcatcctgctgaggacaCAACATTGCTCTACCCAGTTTCCTCAAGCCCGTCTGTTCGGTATTCTTCAAACTTCCATAAAAAACATGACAACTATGAAAAAGATCCCCCATTGTCACAAACTAAGAACAGTAATTCCAAAGACAATCAAAATGACAGTGTGAATGCTAAGATGAGCCCAAGGGCAGGGAGCGCTGCAACAGGTTCCCCGGGACGCCCGAGCCCAACAAACTTTACACAGACTAGCCAACCTTCAGAAGGCCTATTTGACCTTTCTGGTAAACCAACTGTGGAAGCATTTGGAAAGCAGGAAAGGCCAGGAGAACATCTGACCGCCTTTAGACCTGTTGGACGATACGTCGAATTTGCTGCCACCCATTTACAAAGCAGAGCGCAATCTCCCAGGTAGGATCACTCTTACTACATATTTCTGTAGGGATGCTAGCTTCTGCCTCTTGCCTTTAAACGCCATCAGGAATGTTTACTTTGCTAAAGCAAAATAATGATCTAGCAATGATTTTTATAATCGTTGTACCAAAAAGTGATGACTATCCTTGTAGCACCCAGCATTAATGATTTATATTCGGTATTATTCATGGCGTGCTATACTTCGAAGACAGTTCAAGTCATACTTGCCAGTCAACGTCAGCAAAACAGACATTCAAAACACACGCATTCTATTttagtaaaaaatgcattttcagtaCAAAAAGATCTGCAATGTAACAGCCTATCTCTTTACATATCACAACATCGACTTAACCACCCACAACAGTGTGTGCTTAATAAACGGAGGGGAAGGATGGCTAATCCAAAACGGAGATAGTCACCCACGCACCGCCCAAGACCTAGTTTTGAGTCGCTGAACTGGAGACCCTTCATGTTTAAGAAACATTGTGTCTCCAAAGGCAAGTATTCGTTTTCacactcccaattaacatttcaaACTAGGCGTTTACAGAGAGTTCAATTGACCATAAATAAGttagaaaataagaaaaataatttattattaGCATTCGCTAGGTTATTCATGTGTGCAAATTCACATTAGTGGCTTCTAGAAGGATTATGCAATTCTCTGCAAAATTTTATATTTTTGGCACAAAAAAAGACAATTCTACTGGGAACAAAGGAACTTAATGTACCAGCAGGTTACCAACAGTAAAATGGCAGGGTACATTGGAGCAGGGAAAGAATAGACATCCAAATCACAGCTTTTTTTGCACTTAATCACACTATTTGGAGAAAATGATTAGCAATTATATAATTAAAAATGGTAAAATTTGAATGCTTCTATTAAATTAGATCTTTCTGTAAATGTCTGATagataaaaaaaattctgatgAGGCTCTGCAATTTCAATTATATAGTGAGATTAGAATTGCAACAAAAAGAACAGTTTTAAATGAATGGCTGCGCACTATGGAGAACACTACTTCAAAACAGTTTGAGAATCGTTTACATGTTCCACAGAGCCCTGCACATTATCTGTATGTTAACAGCCATGGGTTTAATTCCGTCAGTGGGGCAAACTACTCTTGACTTGCTCCTTACTCCGTACAAAAGACAACAGGAACACGTGAGCACAGGAACAGGCTTTGTTAATCAGATGCCACGTATGTGGCATGTTAGCTGTTCATGCTAACTGCCAGGTGCCAGGTGGTCTGCATCTGCACACGTTAAATGTCACGTTATATGCCAAAATTAAGCGTTCATGTAACTGCACATTGATCCTTCATGTGAACTGCTTGTTGCCATTTCGTTAACTACCCAGATTGGATGTAAATGTAAGGTGCCCACATGGCACattgaatagtgtgtgtgtgtgtagctctgTCACATGAAGTGTAATGGGCAAGGGCAGGCTATAGTAGGCCTTCTAAGTCATGCAAACATTATGATATTCCATGCGTTATAAGCCACAATTCACGATATTTCAAGTTTTTAAAGTCATGTGCACATCATACTATTACAGGTCATGCATTAGTCTGTCACAGGCCTAAGTCAAACAGACATCATGCTACTGAAGGCCATTTGTTAGGCACATGTAATGCAATTTTAGGCCTCCTACGTCATGCACACATCAAGCGATCACAGGCATTCTAAATCATGAAATTATTATGCTATTACTGGGTGTCTACACCACACACAGGTCCAGCAATTGAAGGCTTTCTGTCATACACACATTATGCATGAGATCTTGAATGCCATCAAGAGTCACAAAGACTTATTAATCAGAATATAGCTCTACTGTTTCCAAAGTAAATCCCTCGATTCGAAGAATATTAAACCACTTCACACAATAGGGTGTGGTATTTTTATTTGCAGTATAATTCTAGTGTGTGATTGTGgactatatatatttaattaaagcAGCAACAAATTGAACTGTTAGAACTTATTTCTGAAACTCAAAAATGAcggaattaaaaatatatactttttcccTCTTCAGCATTGATGTTGGCAGTGAAGATATGCAGTACCAACCTGAAAATCTCATAGCAGCATACGAGATCTCTTCGCCAGTTGCTGAGGATGACGATGTTCTCACTCCTCTTAACCTTTCTAAGAAAGCCGAGTCCATCCATGACACCGTTGGGCAGCATGAATACAAGCATGCTAACCCTCAGCATTTTACAGATGAGCA
Protein-coding sequences here:
- the ZNF750 gene encoding zinc finger protein 750; this translates as MSLLKERKPKKPHYIPRPPGKPYNFKCFQCPFTCNEKSHLFNHMKYGLCKNSITLVTEQDRGIKSPKPTSLDVKQANLTDSVGKQTSSSSSNGDSIHNSKPQHDILKDEVKESFDLRKTGPNKPLPHVDITVTQKAVTPTMTEHSVSKSSISEATTRTSAFLPIREHRLMKGSEGNDGAQLLSMSNANSKGLSPYTIKSAFHSPTSSWNPAEFPHKIPSGKTIGPMSHYIPAMISEYQHSFYMESGRPMYQTYVLPNNSPECDSPMISAYGNPDQRHFLSQAGQTPGIPLPTPLNPSTFDHYRLLQHLHHSPTMPYGFYRPPEHFQSYGLRLPHPSAVHRDQNSHPAEDTTLLYPVSSSPSVRYSSNFHKKHDNYEKDPPLSQTKNSNSKDNQNDSVNAKMSPRAGSAATGSPGRPSPTNFTQTSQPSEGLFDLSGKPTVEAFGKQERPGEHLTAFRPVGRYVEFAATHLQSRAQSPSIDVGSEDMQYQPENLIAAYEISSPVAEDDDVLTPLNLSKKAESIHDTVGQHEYKHANPQHFTDEQDMPLNLSVKDACSGATQRTAMKSPLHGKDTPPPLQRSDADGPAVHGCSMLKEQNAKTCNDRQSQDLKTVDSCDEQKQTAAVALCQLAAYSPSRGIMGNEDRPSEDTSPEQNNVEAHSAVQQDIPQDSKSRVQKRTHGKDSGRLQSATKKTKVADPGRVFTLRKRPRVS